The Ziziphus jujuba cultivar Dongzao chromosome 1, ASM3175591v1 genome segment TCCCAGGATACACAGTCCACATCATGTCAACTACAAATCAACgggaagaaacaaaaaaaaaaaaaaaaagaaaaaggggaagaaagagttaaaattacaaaagagggaaaaagttacatttttttttttttttggtgctactCGGACTTGAAACTTTCTACGGCGTGATGTTCAGGTGGGCCGGCGACGAAATCTAGGAGACCTTCACCGGCTTTGTCAACGTGAGAGTCGGTAGCCGGTAAGGAAGTCTTCGCGAAGACGACAACGGCGACGAGAAAGAGAGCCGTGGAGAGAAAAAGCGGCCAGAAGTAAGCCAAGATGGTGACGAATCTAGGAGCTACGATGATCAGAGTCGAAACGACGACGCAGAGAACGAGAGCGAAGAGGATGTGAAACTTGAACTTGAGGAGCTTCTGTGAGATCTCCATGAGGTTCAAAGAAATGAGAGCTTGGGGTTTGTGTTGGTGGATTTTGtaggagaaaaaagaaag includes the following:
- the LOC107409605 gene encoding uncharacterized protein LOC107409605, which codes for MEISQKLLKFKFHILFALVLCVVVSTLIIVAPRFVTILAYFWPLFLSTALFLVAVVVFAKTSLPATDSHVDKAGEGLLDFVAGPPEHHAVESFKSE